Proteins from a single region of Hordeum vulgare subsp. vulgare chromosome 6H, MorexV3_pseudomolecules_assembly, whole genome shotgun sequence:
- the LOC123404200 gene encoding protein NDL1-like, giving the protein MGDSGGSVVSVDVERISFGGKEHHIQTNHGSVSVAVYGDHDKPALVTYPDVALNHMSCFQGLLFCPEAASLLLHNFCIYHISPPGHELGATPISLNTPLPSVDDLADQVADVLDFFGLGSVMCLGATAGAYILTLFAAKYRERVLGLILVSPLCKAPTWTAWFYSKVESNLLYYYGMCGLIKESLLQRFFSKEVRGCSELPESDIVQACRSLLDQRQSMNVWRFVQTMNGRYDLREELKQLQCRTLIFVGENSQFHAEAVHMTAKLDRRYCALVEVQACGSLVTEEQPHAMLIPMEYFFMGYGLYKPSQLECSPRSPLSPFCISPELLSPESMGVKLKPIKTRARLEV; this is encoded by the exons ATGGGGGACTCCGGCGGCTCCGTGGTGTCGGTCGACGTCGAGCGCATCTCCTTCGGCGGCAAG GAACATCATATACAAACAAATCATGGATCTGTATCTGTTGCAGTGTATGGTGATCATGACAAGCCTGCTCTTGTTACTTATCCAGATGTTGCTTTAAATC ATATGTCTTGTTTCCAAGGATTACTCTTCTGCCCTGAAGCTGCTTCACTACTGCTTCACAATTTTTGCATTTACCATATCAGCCCCCCAGGACATGAG TTGGGAGCTACTCCAATTTCACTGAATACACCTCTACCATCTGTTGATGACTTGGCGGATCAGGTCGCGGATGTTCTTGATTTCTTTGG ATTAGGTTCTGTTATGTGCTTAGGTGCCACGGCGGGTGCTTACATTCTTACTCTCTTTGCA GCAAAGTATAGGGAGCGTGTATTAGGTCTCATACTTGTTTCGCCCCTATGTAAAGCTCCTACTTGGACTGCGTGGTTTTATAGTAAG GTGGAGTCGAATCTGTTGTATTACTATGGGATGTGTGGGTTGATCAAGGAAAGCTTACTGCAGCGGTTCTTCAGCAAG GAAGTAAGGGGATGCTCTGAGTTACCTGAATCAGATATAGTGCAGGCTTGTAGAAGT TTGCTAGATCAGCGGCAGAGCATGAACGTATGGCGATTTGTACAGACAATGAACGG GAGATATGATTTGAGGGAAGAGCTGAAGCAGCTTCAGTGTAGAACCCTTATTTTTGTTGGCGAGAATTCTCAGTTCCATGCCGAGGCCGTTCATATGACAGCAAAGCTTGATAGGAGATATTGTGCTCTAGTTGAG GTGCAAGCATGCGGGTCACTCGTGACGGAGGAGCAACCTCATGCAATGCTTATACCCATGGAGTACTTCTTCATGGGGTACGGCCTCTACAAGCCAAGCCAGCTCGAGTGCAGCCCGCGCAGCCCCCTCAGCCCATTTTGTATATCGCCGGAGCTCCTTTCGCCCGAGAGCATGGGAGTAAAGCTAAAGCCGATCAAGACACGAGCGCGGCTTGAAGTGTAG